The proteins below are encoded in one region of Populus alba chromosome 2, ASM523922v2, whole genome shotgun sequence:
- the LOC118042201 gene encoding autophagy-related protein 8f, with amino-acid sequence MTKSSFKQEHDFEKRRAEAARIREKYPDRIPVIVEKAERSDIPNIDKKKYLVPADLTVGQFVYVIRKRIKLSAEKAIFIFVDNVLPPTGAIMSTIYDENKDEDGFLYVTYSGENTFGCHELP; translated from the exons aTGACTAAGAGCAGCTTCAAGCAAGAACATGATTTTG AGAAGAGGAGAGCTGAAGCTGCGAGAATCAGGGAGAAATACCCAGACAGAATTCcg GTAATTGTGGAGAAGGCGGAGAGAAGTGATATTCCCAATATTGACAAGAAAAA ATATCTAGTGCCTGCTGACCTGACAGTGGGTCAATTTGTTTATGTGATCCGGAAGAGAATTAAACTGAGTGCAGAAAAggcaatttttatatttgtggaCAATGTTCTCCCACCAACCG GAGCAATAATGTCCACAATCTATGATGAAAACAAGGATGAAGATGGATTTCTCTATGTTACATACAGTGGGGAAAACACATTTGGGTGTCATGAGTTGCCATAG
- the LOC118042200 gene encoding scarecrow-like protein 6 isoform X2 yields the protein MKAIPLPFEDFQAKGLLGFSSSSSSSPDPLHQHHHKWQNNNRKESCGLLVGSAEPTSVLDTISRQSPPTSSSTLSSSQGGGGGGGGASTDTTNGAAGDCGSSPSGDEKCGPQLGMEDWESVLSGSPSQEQSILRLIMGDIEDPSLGLNKLLQSGSRSQDMELNASGFGAVDQVFGFEVPNMSTASAHLAINHNNFDPSSIHGLFNQHLQQAAFDQDEKPQILNPGAMINQNQHQFVQNPAMLLPLSYAQLEERHNNLPSLSPPPLKRLNAGPVGANHVPKVFDLRPPELFLPPQQQQNHQFQMTQQQRQGMITKQEIASDELANQQQLQQAIINPICQAAELIETGNPVLAQGILARLNHQLSVPIGKPYQRTAFYFKEALQLLLNMNNNNSIGTACNLIFKIGAYKSFSEISPILQFASFTCNQALLEAFEGFERIHVVDFDIGYGGQWASLMQELALRNGGAPSLKITAFSSPSSHDELELGFTQENLKIFAREINMPFEIEILSLESLSSGSWPMSLRLTEKEVIAVNLPVGSFSNYPSTLPLVLRFVKQLLPKVVVSLDRGCDRSDLPFAHHVNHAIQSYTSLLESLDAVNVNLDSVQKIERFLVQPSIEKAVLGRHSCPDRTPPWRSLFLQYGFTPLTFSNFTESQAEYLVQRTPVRGFHVEKRQSSLVLCWQQKDLVSASAWRC from the exons atGAAGGCCATACCCTTACCCTTTGAGGACTTTCAAGCGAAGGGGTTGTTgggtttctcttcttcttcttcttcctctccagATCCACTCCATCAACACCACCACAAGTGGCAAAACAACAACAGGAAAGAAAGCTGTGGTTTGCTTGTTGGCAGTGCTGAGCCCACATCTGTGCTTGACACAATAAGCAGACAAAGCCCGCCAACATCCTCCTCAACACTGTCTTCTTCTCAAGGcggaggaggtggtggaggaggagccTCCACCGACACCACCAACGGCGCGGCAGGTGATTGTGGAAGCAGCCCTAGTGGAGATGAAAAATGCGGACCGCAACTTGGAATGGAGGACTGGGAGAGCGTGTTGTCAGGGTCTCCTAGTCAAGAACAGTCCATATTAAGGTTAATTATGGGTGATATTGAGGACCCATCTTTAGGACTTAACAAGCTGTTACAAAGTGGAAGTAGGTCTCAAGATATGGAGCTTAATGCATCAGGTTTCGGTGCAGTAGATCAAGTTTTTGGCTTTGAAGTACCCAATATGAGTACCGCAAGTGCCCACTTGgctatcaaccacaacaattTTGACCCTTCTTCAATCCATG GTTTGTTTAACCAACACCTACAGCAGGCAGCATTTGATCAAGACGAGAAGCCTCAGATTTTGAATCCAGGTGCGATGATCAACCAAAATCAACATCAGTTTGTGCAAAACCCAGCTATGCTTTTGCCATTGTCATATGCACAATTAGAAGAGCGTCATAATAACCTGCCTTCCTTATCACCACCGCCATTGAAAAGGCTGAATGCTGGGCCTGTTGGAGCCAATCATGTGCCCAAAGTCTTTGATTTGAGGCCTCCAGAACTGTTTCTTCCACCACAGCAGCAGCAGAATCATCAGTTTCAAATGACGCAGCAGCAAAGGCAGGGAATGATTACGAAGCAGGAAATTGCAAGTGATGAATTGGCAAACCAGCAGCAGCTTCAACAGGCAATAATAAACCCGATATGTCAAGCAGCAGAGCTGATCGAAACTGGGAATCCGGTACTTGCGCAAGGGATATTGGCGCGGCTCAATCACCAGCTCTCTGTTCCAATCGGTAAGCCTTATCAAAGGACTGCTTTTTACTTCAAGGAGGCCTTGCAGTTACTTCTCAATATGAACAATAACAACTCCATTGGTACTGCTTGTAACCTGATTTTCAAGATTGGTGCTTATAAATCCTTCTCTGAGATATCACCGATCCTTCAGTTTGCGAGTTTTACTTGTAACCAAGCCCTTCTTGAGGCTTTTGAGGGGTTTGAGAGAATTCACgttgttgattttgatattgggtATGGTGGGCAGTGGGCTTCCCTTATGCAAGAGCTGGCTTTGAGGAATGGAGGTGCCCCTTCTCTTAAAATCACcgctttttcttctccttcctcACATGATGAGCTTGAGCTTGGTTTCACTcaagaaaacttaaaaatctTTGCAAGAGAAATCAACATGCCATttgagattgaaattttaagccTTGAATCCTTGAGCTCTGGTTCTTGGCCAATGTCTCTCCGCCTAACAGAAAAGGAAGTAATTGCTGTCAATCTTCCAGTTGGCTCCTTTTCAAATTACCCATCAACTCTTCCTTTGGTGCTTCGCTTTGTGAAACAGCTCTTGCCCAAAGTTGTGGTCTCTTTGGACAGAGGCTGTGACCGAAGCGACCTCCCATTTGCACACCATGTAAATCATGCCATTCAATCTTATACAAGCCTGCTTGAATCACTGGATGCTGTGAATGTGAATTTAGATTCAGTGCAAAAGATTGAGAGGTTTTTGGTCCAACCAAGCATTGAAAAAGCAGTACTGGGTCGGCATAGTTGCCCTGATAGGACTCCTCCTTGGAGAAGTCTGTTTTTGCAGTATGGTTTTACTCCATTGACTTTCAGCAACTTTACCGAGTCACAGGCTGAGTATTTAGTGCAACGTACTCCAGTTAGGGGTTTCCATGTTGAAAAGAGGCAATCTTCGCTTGTTCTTTGCTGGCAACAGAAGGACCTCGTTTCAGCTTCTGCTTGGAGGTGTTAA
- the LOC118042200 gene encoding scarecrow-like protein 6 isoform X1 — protein sequence MKAIPLPFEDFQAKGLLGFSSSSSSSPDPLHQHHHKWQNNNRKESCGLLVGSAEPTSVLDTISRQSPPTSSSTLSSSQGGGGGGGGASTDTTNGAAGDCGSSPSGDEKCGPQLGMEDWESVLSGSPSQEQSILRLIMGDIEDPSLGLNKLLQSGSRSQDMELNASGFGAVDQVFGFEVPNMSTASAHLAINHNNFDPSSIHGINLMSGLFNQHLQQAAFDQDEKPQILNPGAMINQNQHQFVQNPAMLLPLSYAQLEERHNNLPSLSPPPLKRLNAGPVGANHVPKVFDLRPPELFLPPQQQQNHQFQMTQQQRQGMITKQEIASDELANQQQLQQAIINPICQAAELIETGNPVLAQGILARLNHQLSVPIGKPYQRTAFYFKEALQLLLNMNNNNSIGTACNLIFKIGAYKSFSEISPILQFASFTCNQALLEAFEGFERIHVVDFDIGYGGQWASLMQELALRNGGAPSLKITAFSSPSSHDELELGFTQENLKIFAREINMPFEIEILSLESLSSGSWPMSLRLTEKEVIAVNLPVGSFSNYPSTLPLVLRFVKQLLPKVVVSLDRGCDRSDLPFAHHVNHAIQSYTSLLESLDAVNVNLDSVQKIERFLVQPSIEKAVLGRHSCPDRTPPWRSLFLQYGFTPLTFSNFTESQAEYLVQRTPVRGFHVEKRQSSLVLCWQQKDLVSASAWRC from the exons atGAAGGCCATACCCTTACCCTTTGAGGACTTTCAAGCGAAGGGGTTGTTgggtttctcttcttcttcttcttcctctccagATCCACTCCATCAACACCACCACAAGTGGCAAAACAACAACAGGAAAGAAAGCTGTGGTTTGCTTGTTGGCAGTGCTGAGCCCACATCTGTGCTTGACACAATAAGCAGACAAAGCCCGCCAACATCCTCCTCAACACTGTCTTCTTCTCAAGGcggaggaggtggtggaggaggagccTCCACCGACACCACCAACGGCGCGGCAGGTGATTGTGGAAGCAGCCCTAGTGGAGATGAAAAATGCGGACCGCAACTTGGAATGGAGGACTGGGAGAGCGTGTTGTCAGGGTCTCCTAGTCAAGAACAGTCCATATTAAGGTTAATTATGGGTGATATTGAGGACCCATCTTTAGGACTTAACAAGCTGTTACAAAGTGGAAGTAGGTCTCAAGATATGGAGCTTAATGCATCAGGTTTCGGTGCAGTAGATCAAGTTTTTGGCTTTGAAGTACCCAATATGAGTACCGCAAGTGCCCACTTGgctatcaaccacaacaattTTGACCCTTCTTCAATCCATG GGATCAATCTTATGTCAGGTTTGTTTAACCAACACCTACAGCAGGCAGCATTTGATCAAGACGAGAAGCCTCAGATTTTGAATCCAGGTGCGATGATCAACCAAAATCAACATCAGTTTGTGCAAAACCCAGCTATGCTTTTGCCATTGTCATATGCACAATTAGAAGAGCGTCATAATAACCTGCCTTCCTTATCACCACCGCCATTGAAAAGGCTGAATGCTGGGCCTGTTGGAGCCAATCATGTGCCCAAAGTCTTTGATTTGAGGCCTCCAGAACTGTTTCTTCCACCACAGCAGCAGCAGAATCATCAGTTTCAAATGACGCAGCAGCAAAGGCAGGGAATGATTACGAAGCAGGAAATTGCAAGTGATGAATTGGCAAACCAGCAGCAGCTTCAACAGGCAATAATAAACCCGATATGTCAAGCAGCAGAGCTGATCGAAACTGGGAATCCGGTACTTGCGCAAGGGATATTGGCGCGGCTCAATCACCAGCTCTCTGTTCCAATCGGTAAGCCTTATCAAAGGACTGCTTTTTACTTCAAGGAGGCCTTGCAGTTACTTCTCAATATGAACAATAACAACTCCATTGGTACTGCTTGTAACCTGATTTTCAAGATTGGTGCTTATAAATCCTTCTCTGAGATATCACCGATCCTTCAGTTTGCGAGTTTTACTTGTAACCAAGCCCTTCTTGAGGCTTTTGAGGGGTTTGAGAGAATTCACgttgttgattttgatattgggtATGGTGGGCAGTGGGCTTCCCTTATGCAAGAGCTGGCTTTGAGGAATGGAGGTGCCCCTTCTCTTAAAATCACcgctttttcttctccttcctcACATGATGAGCTTGAGCTTGGTTTCACTcaagaaaacttaaaaatctTTGCAAGAGAAATCAACATGCCATttgagattgaaattttaagccTTGAATCCTTGAGCTCTGGTTCTTGGCCAATGTCTCTCCGCCTAACAGAAAAGGAAGTAATTGCTGTCAATCTTCCAGTTGGCTCCTTTTCAAATTACCCATCAACTCTTCCTTTGGTGCTTCGCTTTGTGAAACAGCTCTTGCCCAAAGTTGTGGTCTCTTTGGACAGAGGCTGTGACCGAAGCGACCTCCCATTTGCACACCATGTAAATCATGCCATTCAATCTTATACAAGCCTGCTTGAATCACTGGATGCTGTGAATGTGAATTTAGATTCAGTGCAAAAGATTGAGAGGTTTTTGGTCCAACCAAGCATTGAAAAAGCAGTACTGGGTCGGCATAGTTGCCCTGATAGGACTCCTCCTTGGAGAAGTCTGTTTTTGCAGTATGGTTTTACTCCATTGACTTTCAGCAACTTTACCGAGTCACAGGCTGAGTATTTAGTGCAACGTACTCCAGTTAGGGGTTTCCATGTTGAAAAGAGGCAATCTTCGCTTGTTCTTTGCTGGCAACAGAAGGACCTCGTTTCAGCTTCTGCTTGGAGGTGTTAA